Proteins encoded in a region of the Sebastes fasciatus isolate fSebFas1 chromosome 9, fSebFas1.pri, whole genome shotgun sequence genome:
- the mrpl57 gene encoding large ribosomal subunit protein mL63, whose amino-acid sequence MFLTLTLLRKGISGKQWIGKYRRPRQITWQMKRNTLKHLEREAENEYWISRPYMTPEQEYGHAAERRAQNWLNIKEAKYANFPEHKYITDHLSHLKITKTWSS is encoded by the coding sequence ATGTTCCTCACCCTCACCCTGCTGCGGAAAGGCATCTCCGGGAAGCAGTGGATCGGAAAGTATCGTCGTCCACGACAAATTACATGGCAGATGAAACGCAATACGCTGAAGCACCTGGAGCGTGAGGCTGAGAATGAATACTGGATCAGCCGGCCGTACATGACTCCGGAGCAGGAGTACGGTCACGCCGCCGAGCGCAGGGCCCAGAACTGGCTCAACATCAAGGAGGCCAAATACGCCAATTTTCCTGAACACAAGTACATCACAGATCACCTGAGTCATCTCAAAATCACTAAGACATGGTCAAGTTAG